From a single Streptomyces misionensis genomic region:
- a CDS encoding IclR family transcriptional regulator, with product MPRTRNESGPGDQSTARSGTPERTGGRGAAGAVQSVDRAVSVLEILARHGEAGVTEIAEELDVHKSTAFRLLGVLENRGLVAQAKDRGKYYLGAGVLRLAGAAAVRLDISQEGVPVCREVADELGETVNIAVLDDDAAVNIMQARGTAAVTAQNWLGRRTPLHATSSGKVLLAHMPPTLREGLLARPLHRFTERTVTGASALRAELQAVVEQGYGVTLEELELGLAAVAAPVRSHDGEVIAAISVSGPVYRLGPDRLTEVAERTVAAGTELSRRMGYGF from the coding sequence ATGCCCCGTACACGCAACGAGTCCGGCCCCGGCGACCAGAGCACGGCGCGCTCGGGGACCCCGGAGAGGACGGGCGGCCGGGGAGCGGCCGGCGCGGTGCAGTCGGTGGACCGCGCCGTGAGCGTCCTGGAGATCCTCGCCCGGCACGGCGAGGCGGGGGTCACCGAGATCGCCGAGGAGCTGGACGTGCACAAGTCCACGGCCTTCCGGCTGCTGGGCGTCCTGGAGAACCGTGGCCTGGTGGCGCAGGCGAAGGACCGCGGCAAGTACTACCTGGGAGCCGGCGTCCTGCGTCTCGCGGGGGCGGCGGCGGTGCGGCTGGACATCTCCCAGGAGGGCGTCCCGGTCTGCCGCGAGGTCGCCGACGAACTGGGCGAGACGGTGAACATCGCGGTGCTGGACGACGACGCGGCCGTCAACATCATGCAGGCCCGCGGCACCGCGGCGGTGACCGCGCAGAACTGGCTGGGCCGGCGCACCCCGCTGCACGCCACCTCCAGCGGCAAGGTGCTGCTCGCGCACATGCCGCCCACCCTGCGCGAGGGCCTGCTGGCGCGGCCGTTGCACCGGTTCACCGAGCGCACCGTCACCGGTGCCTCGGCGCTGCGGGCGGAGTTGCAGGCCGTGGTGGAGCAGGGCTACGGGGTGACGCTGGAGGAGCTGGAGCTGGGCCTGGCCGCGGTGGCCGCGCCGGTCCGCTCGCACGACGGCGAGGTGATCGCGGCGATCAGCGTCTCGGGACCGGTGTACCGGCTCGGGCCTGACCGGCTGACCGAGGTGGCCGAGCGGACCGTGGCGGCGGGCACCGAGCTGTCCCGCCGTATGGGGTACGGCTTCTGA
- a CDS encoding roadblock/LC7 domain-containing protein, protein MTAPKATDHTATGNRELNWLLDDLVDRVASIRKAVILSGDGLPTGVSKDLTREDGEHLAAVASGFHSLAKGVGRHFDAGGVRQTVVELDDAFLFVTAAGDGSCLAVLSDADSDVGQVAYEMTLLVKRVGDHLGTAPRTDLPAGG, encoded by the coding sequence ATGACCGCACCGAAGGCGACCGACCACACGGCGACGGGCAACAGGGAGCTGAACTGGCTCCTGGACGACCTCGTCGACCGCGTCGCCAGCATCCGCAAGGCCGTCATCCTCTCCGGGGACGGACTGCCCACCGGCGTGTCCAAGGACCTGACCAGGGAGGACGGCGAGCACCTGGCCGCCGTCGCATCCGGCTTCCACAGCCTCGCCAAGGGCGTGGGCCGCCACTTCGACGCGGGCGGCGTCCGGCAGACCGTGGTCGAACTGGACGACGCCTTCCTGTTCGTCACCGCCGCCGGGGACGGCAGCTGCCTCGCGGTCCTGTCCGACGCCGACTCCGACGTCGGACAGGTCGCCTACGAGATGACGCTACTGGTCAAGCGGGTCGGCGATCATCTGGGCACCGCCCCGCGCACGGACCTGCCCGCGGGCGGGTAG
- a CDS encoding sensor histidine kinase, protein MRFRGKSIRRKIVALLLVPLLSLTAIWGFATVVTGRDVAQLFRCSDVMQNIGYPTEDTVRVLQQERRQTLVYLADPRASDSLSALQRTRTATDGAIAKIRQNARKRYLRHGLGTQGSEHLTAVLDAFTGLDSLRHSVEDGTTSRAQAYELYNRLIDPCYALLGGLDGIDDVEMDKQAHALVNVTRARELLSREDALLGSSLVVGRLTREETREISDLVAQRTLLYDISLPLLPAAERERYEQFWTNAGTAPLRVAEQTVIDNGSGTPGEVTAQSWDAAAGSVLDDLGSLDDQAGDRFQDRAHPVAMRVIAQAAIAGLLGLLALLFSLFLSVRIGRGLIRDLRRLRLEAHEASGVRLPGVMRRLSAGERIDVETEVPRLEYDKNEIGEVGQALNTLQRAAVEAAVKQSELRAGVSEVFVNLARRSQVLLHKQLTLLDTMERRTEDTDELADLFRLDHLTTRMRRHAEGLVILSGAAPSRQWRRPVQLMDVVRAAVAEVEDYERVEVRRLPRVAVTGPAVADLTHLVAELLENATVFSPPHTAVQVIGERVANGFTLEIHDRGLGMTAEALLDANLRLAETPEFELSDTDRLGLFVVSRLAQRQNVRVSLQPSPYGGTTAIVFIPDALLSDEVPDTNGIGFRLDRATKNSGRPTGSSRAAAQLPGLPTTVLDGPVELESPVDLDDLDDFPGALPDEDSERGGLFRPRRAIGRGDDPAEDPSADRPAGEGDGAPGPRPLPRRQPPKLVSSHGKPVVGQRPRRPEPGRRGPADPERDAPDPDHTDENAPRPERGGPAPLPRRTTAARRRTEPDNLPGAGEAAPTSGSTEAPGAPALPRRTGTAAGGPARAALPGGTDAGEGALPRRVRQASLAHQLRQDPERRSERAQAPADRDADEVRSRMASLQRGWQRGREENATGDTARDGTAQGTTKGDGR, encoded by the coding sequence ATGCGCTTTCGCGGGAAGTCGATCCGCCGGAAGATCGTGGCGCTGCTTCTCGTGCCGCTGCTGTCCCTGACCGCCATCTGGGGCTTCGCCACCGTGGTCACGGGCCGGGACGTGGCCCAGCTCTTCCGGTGCTCCGATGTCATGCAGAACATCGGCTACCCCACCGAGGACACCGTCCGCGTCCTGCAGCAGGAACGCCGGCAGACCCTCGTCTACCTCGCCGACCCGCGAGCCTCCGACTCCCTGTCGGCGCTCCAGCGCACCCGCACCGCCACCGACGGCGCGATCGCGAAGATCCGCCAGAACGCGCGGAAACGGTACCTCCGCCACGGCCTCGGCACCCAGGGCAGCGAACACCTCACCGCCGTACTGGACGCCTTCACCGGGCTGGACTCGCTGCGGCACAGCGTCGAGGACGGCACCACCAGCCGCGCCCAGGCCTACGAGCTGTACAACCGGCTGATCGACCCCTGCTACGCGCTGCTCGGCGGCCTCGACGGCATCGACGACGTCGAGATGGACAAACAGGCGCACGCCCTGGTCAACGTCACCCGAGCCCGCGAACTGCTCTCCCGGGAGGACGCCCTGCTCGGCTCCTCCCTCGTCGTCGGCCGCCTCACTCGCGAGGAGACCCGCGAGATCTCCGACCTCGTCGCCCAGCGCACCCTGCTGTACGACATCAGCCTGCCGCTGCTGCCCGCCGCCGAACGCGAGCGCTACGAACAGTTCTGGACGAACGCCGGCACCGCCCCGCTGCGGGTGGCCGAACAGACCGTCATCGACAACGGCTCCGGCACCCCCGGCGAGGTCACAGCCCAGAGCTGGGACGCCGCCGCGGGCAGTGTCCTGGACGACCTCGGCAGCCTGGACGACCAGGCGGGCGACCGCTTCCAGGACCGTGCGCACCCCGTCGCGATGCGGGTCATCGCCCAGGCCGCGATCGCGGGCCTGCTCGGCCTGCTCGCCCTCCTGTTCTCCCTCTTCCTGTCCGTGCGGATCGGCCGCGGCCTCATCCGGGACCTGCGCCGGCTGCGCCTGGAGGCGCACGAGGCGTCCGGCGTCCGGCTGCCCGGCGTGATGCGCCGCCTGTCGGCGGGCGAACGGATCGACGTCGAGACCGAGGTGCCGCGCCTGGAGTACGATAAGAACGAGATAGGCGAGGTCGGCCAGGCCCTCAACACCCTCCAGCGCGCCGCCGTCGAGGCCGCCGTCAAGCAGTCCGAACTGCGCGCCGGCGTCTCCGAGGTCTTCGTCAACCTCGCCCGCCGCAGCCAGGTGCTGCTGCACAAGCAGCTCACCCTCCTCGACACCATGGAGCGCCGGACCGAGGACACCGACGAACTCGCCGACCTCTTCCGCCTCGACCACCTCACCACCCGTATGCGCCGGCACGCCGAGGGCCTGGTGATCCTCTCCGGTGCCGCGCCCTCCCGGCAGTGGCGCCGCCCCGTGCAGCTGATGGACGTGGTCCGCGCCGCCGTCGCCGAGGTCGAGGACTACGAGCGCGTCGAGGTCCGCCGGCTGCCCAGGGTCGCCGTGACCGGCCCGGCCGTCGCCGACCTCACCCACCTCGTGGCCGAACTGCTGGAGAACGCCACGGTGTTCTCGCCCCCGCACACCGCCGTCCAGGTCATCGGCGAACGGGTCGCCAACGGCTTCACCCTGGAGATCCACGACCGGGGACTCGGCATGACGGCCGAGGCACTGCTCGACGCCAACCTCCGCCTCGCCGAGACCCCCGAGTTCGAACTCTCCGACACCGACCGGCTCGGCCTGTTCGTGGTCAGCCGGCTCGCCCAGCGGCAGAACGTCCGCGTCTCGCTGCAACCCTCGCCCTACGGCGGCACCACCGCCATCGTCTTCATCCCCGACGCACTGCTCAGCGACGAGGTACCGGACACCAACGGCATCGGCTTCCGCCTCGACCGGGCCACGAAGAACTCCGGGCGCCCGACCGGGAGTTCCCGGGCCGCGGCACAACTGCCCGGCCTGCCCACCACGGTGCTCGACGGCCCCGTGGAACTGGAGTCGCCCGTCGACCTCGACGACCTGGACGACTTCCCCGGCGCCCTGCCCGACGAGGACAGCGAGCGCGGCGGACTGTTCCGCCCCCGCCGCGCCATCGGCCGGGGCGACGACCCGGCCGAGGACCCGTCGGCCGACCGGCCGGCGGGGGAGGGGGACGGCGCGCCCGGACCGCGCCCGCTGCCCCGGCGCCAGCCGCCCAAGCTGGTCAGCTCGCACGGCAAGCCGGTCGTCGGCCAGCGCCCCCGCCGCCCCGAGCCGGGCCGCCGGGGCCCCGCGGACCCGGAGCGGGACGCCCCGGACCCGGACCACACGGACGAGAACGCGCCCCGGCCCGAGCGCGGCGGGCCCGCGCCGCTGCCCCGCCGCACCACGGCCGCCCGGCGCCGGACCGAACCCGACAACCTCCCGGGCGCCGGGGAGGCCGCCCCGACCAGCGGCTCCACCGAGGCCCCGGGCGCCCCGGCGCTGCCCCGGCGGACCGGGACCGCCGCCGGCGGACCGGCCCGCGCCGCCCTCCCCGGTGGTACGGACGCGGGCGAGGGAGCACTGCCCCGGCGCGTCCGGCAGGCCAGCCTCGCCCACCAGCTCAGGCAGGACCCCGAACGGCGCTCCGAGCGCGCACAGGCGCCCGCCGACCGCGACGCCGACGAGGTCCGCAGCCGTATGGCCTCGCTCCAGCGCGGCTGGCAGCGCGGCCGCGAGGAGAACGCCACGGGCGACACCGCCCGCGATGGCACAGCACAAGGAACCACTAAGGGGGACGGTCGATGA
- a CDS encoding DUF742 domain-containing protein, producing MSGDGQVTSHWFDDEAGPVVRPYAMTRGRTTSAAQHRLDLIAVVVTEPDAGDADKDPTLSPEHVDIVELCRTAPQSVAELAAELDLPIGVVRVLVGDLVHAELVHVTRPVPPAELPDESILRDVINGLRAL from the coding sequence ATGAGCGGAGACGGTCAGGTGACAAGCCACTGGTTCGACGACGAAGCCGGACCGGTCGTCCGTCCGTACGCCATGACGCGCGGCCGCACCACCAGTGCGGCCCAGCACCGCCTCGACCTGATCGCGGTGGTCGTCACGGAGCCCGACGCGGGGGACGCGGACAAGGACCCGACGCTCTCTCCCGAGCACGTGGACATCGTGGAGCTGTGCCGCACCGCCCCGCAGTCGGTCGCCGAGCTGGCCGCGGAACTCGACCTGCCCATCGGCGTGGTCCGGGTCCTCGTCGGCGACCTCGTGCACGCGGAACTCGTCCATGTCACCCGGCCGGTGCCCCCGGCCGAGCTGCCGGACGAGAGTATCCTGCGCGACGTGATCAACGGCCTGCGGGCGCTGTGA